A genomic stretch from Procambarus clarkii isolate CNS0578487 chromosome 14, FALCON_Pclarkii_2.0, whole genome shotgun sequence includes:
- the LOC138349570 gene encoding hydroxymethylglutaryl-CoA lyase, mitochondrial-like isoform X2, whose translation MNESVSVQLIVGQVRSAQVWPQYPKQVRIVEVGPRDGLQNEKVLVPTDVKIEFINRLSQAGHQCVEVTSFVSPKWVPQLADHVEVMRGIKRVQGVSYPVLTPNLKGFEAAVAAGCEEVAIFGAASESFSLRNINCSIAESLKRFQDVVTEANRLGIRVRGYVSCVCGCPYEGPIDPKTVAMVAHAMYEMGCYEISLGDTIGVGTPGSMRRMLEEVMTLLPPHVLAVHCHDTYGQALPNILISLQMGISVVDASVAGLGGCPYAQGASGNVATEDVVYMLNGLHIETGVDLDKLIDAGNYICKVLNRPNFSKVSCAKTKC comes from the exons ATGAATGAAAGCGTCTCCGTACAGCTGATCGTCGGGCAG GTTCGTAGTGCACAGGTTTGGCCACAGTATCCTAAACAAGTTAGAATTGTTGAAGTTGGTCCTAGAGATGGATTACAAAATGAAAAGGTGCTTGTGCCGACAGATGTCAAGATTGAATTTATAAATAGACTTTCCCAGGCTGGCCATCAATGTGTGGAAGTAACCAG TTTCGTATCGCCAAAATGGGTGCCCCAGTTAGCCGATCATGTTGAGGTGATGCGTGGGATCAAGAGAGTTCAAGGTGTTTCGTATCCGGTTCTTACACCAAATTTAAAAGGCTTTGAAGCTGCT GTTGCAGCAGGCTGTGAGGAAGTAGCTATTTTTGGGGCAGCGTCAGAGTCATTTAGTTTAAGGAACATTAACTGTAGTATTGCAgaatctctgaagcgcttccaagATGTGGTAACGGAAGCGAATAGACTGGGAATCCGAGTCAGAGGTtacgtgtcctgtgtgtgtggatGTCCTTATGAAGGCCCTATTGACCCCAAGACTGTGGCCATG GTTGCACATGCAATGTATGAGATGGGGTGCTATGAGATCTCTCTGGGTGACACCATCGGTGTAGGGACACCCGGGAGCATGCGCAGGATGCTGGAGGAGGTCATGACACTCTTGCCACCGCACGTCCTCGCTGTTCACTGTCATGATACCTATGGTCAAGCTCTTCCTAATATTCTCATCTCTCTTCAG ATGGGGATCAGTGTAGTGGATGCTTCTGTTGCCGGGCTCGGAGGGTGTCCGTATGCTCAAGGAGCATCGGGTAATGTAGCAACTGAGGATGTTGTGTACATGCTCAATGGTCTGCACATAGAAACTGGTGTTGATCTAGATAAACTTATTGATGCTGGCAATTATATTTGCAAAGTCCTAAATCGACCAAATTTTAGTAAAGTAAGTTGTGCGAAAACAAAGTGTTAA
- the LOC138349570 gene encoding hydroxymethylglutaryl-CoA lyase, mitochondrial-like isoform X1: protein MATLVCTANVISALKTFCRNYGASVVRSAQVWPQYPKQVRIVEVGPRDGLQNEKVLVPTDVKIEFINRLSQAGHQCVEVTSFVSPKWVPQLADHVEVMRGIKRVQGVSYPVLTPNLKGFEAAVAAGCEEVAIFGAASESFSLRNINCSIAESLKRFQDVVTEANRLGIRVRGYVSCVCGCPYEGPIDPKTVAMVAHAMYEMGCYEISLGDTIGVGTPGSMRRMLEEVMTLLPPHVLAVHCHDTYGQALPNILISLQMGISVVDASVAGLGGCPYAQGASGNVATEDVVYMLNGLHIETGVDLDKLIDAGNYICKVLNRPNFSKVSCAKTKC, encoded by the exons ATGGCCACGCTCGTCTGTACTGCTAACGTTATATCCGCTCTCAAGACCTTCTGCAGGAACTACGGCGCCTCTGTG GTTCGTAGTGCACAGGTTTGGCCACAGTATCCTAAACAAGTTAGAATTGTTGAAGTTGGTCCTAGAGATGGATTACAAAATGAAAAGGTGCTTGTGCCGACAGATGTCAAGATTGAATTTATAAATAGACTTTCCCAGGCTGGCCATCAATGTGTGGAAGTAACCAG TTTCGTATCGCCAAAATGGGTGCCCCAGTTAGCCGATCATGTTGAGGTGATGCGTGGGATCAAGAGAGTTCAAGGTGTTTCGTATCCGGTTCTTACACCAAATTTAAAAGGCTTTGAAGCTGCT GTTGCAGCAGGCTGTGAGGAAGTAGCTATTTTTGGGGCAGCGTCAGAGTCATTTAGTTTAAGGAACATTAACTGTAGTATTGCAgaatctctgaagcgcttccaagATGTGGTAACGGAAGCGAATAGACTGGGAATCCGAGTCAGAGGTtacgtgtcctgtgtgtgtggatGTCCTTATGAAGGCCCTATTGACCCCAAGACTGTGGCCATG GTTGCACATGCAATGTATGAGATGGGGTGCTATGAGATCTCTCTGGGTGACACCATCGGTGTAGGGACACCCGGGAGCATGCGCAGGATGCTGGAGGAGGTCATGACACTCTTGCCACCGCACGTCCTCGCTGTTCACTGTCATGATACCTATGGTCAAGCTCTTCCTAATATTCTCATCTCTCTTCAG ATGGGGATCAGTGTAGTGGATGCTTCTGTTGCCGGGCTCGGAGGGTGTCCGTATGCTCAAGGAGCATCGGGTAATGTAGCAACTGAGGATGTTGTGTACATGCTCAATGGTCTGCACATAGAAACTGGTGTTGATCTAGATAAACTTATTGATGCTGGCAATTATATTTGCAAAGTCCTAAATCGACCAAATTTTAGTAAAGTAAGTTGTGCGAAAACAAAGTGTTAA